A part of Plasmodium sp. gorilla clade G2 genome assembly, chromosome: 8 genomic DNA contains:
- a CDS encoding peptidyl-prolyl cis-trans isomerase, with translation MKSTNENIKNNEKISGVEENEQHNNNIVPFYLSNLLTNPSNPVVFMDINLGNHFLGKFKFELFQNIVPRTSENFRKFCTGEHKINNLPVGYKNTTFHRVIKDFMIQGGDFVNYNGSGCVSIYGEHFDDENFDIKHDKEGLLSMANTGPNTNGCQFFITTKKCEWLDGKNVVFGRIIDNDSLILLKKIENVSVTPYIYKPKIAINIVECGEL, from the coding sequence atgaaaagtacgaatgagaatataaaaaataatgagaaAATATCTGGGGTAGAAGAAAATGaacaacataataataatatagtaccattttatttatctaaTTTATTAACAAATCCATCTAATCCTGTTGTATTTATGGATATAAATTTAGGAAATCATTTTTTAGGAAAATTCAAATTTGAATTATTTCAAAACATTGTTCCAAGAACAAGCGAAAATTTTAGAAAGTTCTGTACAGGTgaacataaaataaacaacTTACCAGtaggatataaaaatacaacaTTTCATAGAGTTATTAAAGATTTTATGATTCAAGGAGGAGATTTTGTTAATTATAATGGTAGTGGATGTGTAAGTATATATGGTGAACATtttgatgatgaaaattttGATATTAAACATGATAAAGAAGGACTTTTAAGTATGGCAAATACAGGACCTAATACAAATGGATGccaattttttattaccaCCAAAAAATGTGAATGGCTAGATGGGAAAAATGTAGTCTTTGGTAGAATTATTGATAATGATTctctaattttattaaaaaaaattgaaaatgtATCAGTCActccatatatttataaaccaAAAATTGCAATCAATATAGTGGAGTGCggagaattataa